The Denticeps clupeoides chromosome 5, fDenClu1.1, whole genome shotgun sequence genome includes a region encoding these proteins:
- the chd4b gene encoding chromodomain-helicase-DNA-binding protein 4 isoform X2: MSASEDDREDFGPPPAHGDELEGLASEVEAPKSKKKKKAKKSRESRSSKRQKPPREEIPVSSPEGLGVAGAGDVDEREMGRSESEGSDYTPSKKKKKRASSSKDRKKAGSGGEREKGGSSAGKFKRKEPEPEEDEDDDDDGQGPKTSAQLLENWGMNDIDYIFTQDDYNTLTNYKAFSQFVRPLIAAKNPKIAVSKMMVVLGAKWREFSTNNPLRGSATANAALAAANVAAAIESMVTGSGAEGGGGAGAAATANPAPPPLPPQQPPAPPLRKAKTKEGKGPNARRKTKPTPKSSDKKSKAKKVAPLKIKLGSFKRKRSSSGEEDDDDSDFDSFSVSDGSNSRSSRSKKKSKSSKKKKKVDEDAEGYETDHQDYCEVCQQGGEIILCDTCPRAYHMVCLDPDMEKAPEGTWSCPHCEKEGIQWEAREESSEGDEENDDSRRDDGEAEEDDHHMEFCRVCKDGGELLCCDTCPSSYHLHCLNPPLPDIPNGEWICPRCLCPPMKAKVQKVLTWRWGKAPPPIPVPRPLDLPNDAPDPKPMMGRPEREFFVKWCNLSYWHCSWVLELQLELNCQVMFRNYQRKTDMDEPPSLDMGADGDDDKSTKRKIKDPVYAHMEDKYGRFGVKLEWLMIHRILNHSVDKKGNVHYMIKWRDLPYDQSTWESEDMDVPEFDTYKQQYWNHRELMIGDEGRPGKKIKKVKVKKIEKPPVNPVVDPTIKFDRQPDYLDATGGTLHSYQLEGLNWLRFSWAQGTDTILADEMGLGKTVQTAVFLYSLYKEGHSKGPFLVSAPLSTIINWEREFEMWAPDMYVVTYVGDKDSRAVIRENEFTFEDNAIRGGKKASKMKKEAAVKFHVLLTSYELITIDQAILGSIDWACLVVDEAHRLKNNQSKFFRVLNNYPLQHKLLLTGTPLQNNLEELFHLLNFLTPERFNNLEGFLEEFADIAKEDQIKKLHDMLGPHMLRRLKADVFKHMPSKTELIVRVELSPMQKKYYKYILTRNFEALNTRGGGNQVSLLNVVMDLKKCCNHPYLFPNAALEAPKMPNGMYEGSSLTKASGKLMLLFKMLKKLKEGGHRVLIFSQMTKMLDLLEDFLENEGYKYERIDGGVTGGMRQEAIDRFNAPGAPQFVFLLSTRAGGLGINLATADTVIIYDSDWNPHNDIQAFSRAHRIGQNKKVMIYRFVTKASVEERITQVAKKKMMLTHLVVRPGLGSKAGSMSKQELDDILKFGTEELFKDEIGEGDNKEEDSSVIHYDDKAIERLLDRNQDATEDKEMQSMNEYLSSFKVAQYVVKDDDEEEEEVEREIIKQEESVDPDYWEKLLRHHYEQHQEYLGRDLGKGKRPRKPVNYNDCSQEDRGSRRDWQDDQSDNQSDYSVASEEGDEDFDERSEANSRRPNRKGLRNDKDKPLPPLLARVGGNIEVLGFNARQRKAFLNAVMRYGMPPQDAFTSQWLVRDLRGKSEKEFKAYVSLFMRHLCEPGADGAETFADGVPREGLSRQHVLTRIGVMSLIRKKVQEFEHVNGLWSMPWMKELEESKKAAAGSMGDDPKTPSTGTPADTQPNTPAPEDLSKSEDSVKEGEKDDNTDSKQINKQDESEIIEIPDENESPSSPSKNDEKKGVEADRKASLVEKDGVSGEVEKEKGKEVKEETAKEPLTEGSSSSEGSEGTAGSEESKAKDDSKEEKMDTSPPAEERKEQKEDKSGVKTEESLKLQNGESVKEGILGEDGMNEEKKKAAKQRFMFNIADGGFTELHSLWQNEERAATVTKKTYEIWHRRHDYWLLAGIIQHGYARWQDVQNDVRFAILNEPFKGEMSRGNFLEIKNKFLARRFKLLEQALVIEEQLRRAAYLNMSEDPSHPSMALNTRFSEVECLAESHQHLSKESMSGNKPANAVLHKVLKQLEELLSDMKADVTRLPATIARIPPVAVRLQMSERSILSRLASRGPDVAQTQGPR; the protein is encoded by the exons ATGTCGGCCAGCGAGGACGACCGGGAGGATTTCGGACCGCCGCCGGCGCACG GtgatgagcttgaaggacttgCGTCCGAGGTCGAGGCCCCCAAatccaagaagaagaagaaagcaaaGAAGAGTCGAGAGAGCCGAAGCAGCAAGAGGCAAAAACCCCCTAGAGAG GAGATTCCGGTCAGCTCCCCTGAAGGCCTCGGCGTGGCTGGTGCGGGAGACGTGGATGAGCGAGAGATGGGCAGGTCCGAGAGTGAGGGGAGCGATTACACCCCgagcaagaaaaagaagaagagagcaAGCTCGTCAAAGGACCGGAAGAAAGCGGGGAGCGGTGGAGAGCGGGAGAAGGGGGGATCCTCTGCAGGGAAGTTTAAACGGAAGGAACCGGAACCCGAGGAAGACGAAGATGACGACGACGATGGGCAG GGCCCTAAAACATCTGCCCAGCTTTTGGAGAATTGGGGAATGAATGATATTGATTATATTTTCACCCAAGATGACTACAACACTCTCACAAACTACAAGGCCTTCAGCCAGTTTGTCAG ACCACTCATAGCAGCAAAGAACCCCAAGATTGCCGTGTCTAAGATGATGGTGGTTCTGGGCGCGAAGTGGCGCGAATTCAGCACCAACAACCCACTCCGTGGGTCAGCCACCGCCAACGCAGCCCTGGCGGCTGCCAACGTGGCCGCTGCCATAGAGAGCATGGTTACCGGCAGTGGGGCGGAGGGAGGAGGCGGCGCCGGGGCAGCAGCCACTGCCAATCCGGCGCctccacctcttcctcctcagcagcctcctgctcctcctctgcgcaaggccaagaccaaagagggCAAAG GGCCCAATGCTCGTAGAAAGACCAAACCCACTCCAAAGTCCTCTGACAAGAAGTCCAAAGCTAAGAAGGTGGCACCCCTCAAGATCAAACTAGGCAGTTTCAAGAGGAAACGGTCTTCG AGTGGCGAGGAGGACGATGACGACAGCGACTTTGACAGCTTCTCTGTGTCGGATGGTTCCAACAGTCGCAGCAGTCGTTCTAAAAAGAAATCGAAGAGctcgaagaagaagaagaaag TGGATGAAGATGCTGAAGGCTATGAGACCGACCACCAGGACTACTGTGAGGTGTGCCAGCAGGGCGGGGAAATCATTCTGTGTGATACCTGCCCTAGAGCCTATCACATGGTGTGTCTGGACCCTGACATGGAGAAGGCTCCAGAGGGGACCTGGAGCTGCCCACACTGC gAGAAGGAGGGGATCCAGTGGGAGGCTCGTGAGGAGAGCTCTGAGGGGGATGAAGAGAATGACGACAGCCGCAGGGACGACGGCGAGGCGGAGGAGGACGACCACCACATGGAGTTCTGTAGGGTCTGCAAGGATGGAGGAGAGCTGCTGTGCTGCGACACATGCCCCTCCTCCTACCACCTGCACTGCCTCAATCCCCCCCTCCCTGACATTCCCAACGGCGAGTGGATCTGCCCACGATGCCTG TGTCCACCAATGAAGGCCAAAGTCCAGAAAGTTCTAACCTGGCGCTGGGGCAAAGCCCCACCCCCTATACCTGTACCCCGACCTCTGGATCTCCCAAATGATGCCCCGGACCCCAAGCCCATGATGGGTCGGCCAGAGAGAGAGTTCTTTGTGAAGTGGTGCAACCTATCCTACTGGCACTGCTCATGGGTCCTGGAGCTGCAG TTGGAGCTCAATTGTCAAGTGATGTTCCGGAACTATCAGCGCAAGACCGATATGGACGAGCCACCTAGCCTTGACATGGGAGCTGACGGGGATGATGACAAGAGCACCAAGAGGAAGATCAAAGACCCGGTGTATGCCCACATGGAAGATAAATATGGTCGCTTTGGCGTCAAGCTGGAGTGGCTTATGATTCACCGCATCCTTAACCACAG TGTGGATAAGAAGGGTAATGTGCACTACATGATAAAGTGGAGAGATCTTCCATATGACCAGTCAACATGGGAGAGTGAAGACATGGACGTACCAGAGTTTGACACCTACAAACAGCAGTACTGGAACCATAG AGAGTTAATGATAGGAGATGAGGGCAGACCAGGAAAGAAGATCaagaaggtgaaagtgaagaaaatCGAGAAGCCACCTGTTAATCCAGTGGTAGAT CCAACCATAAAGTTTGACCGCCAACCAGATTACCTGGATGCCACAGGGGGGACACTGCACTCATATCAGCTGGAGGGCCTGAACTGGCTGCGCTTTTCCTGGGCTCAGGGCACAGACACCATCCTGGCAGATGAGATGGGCTTGGGCAAAACCGTACAAACGGCCGTCTTCCTCTACTCGCTGTATAAAGAG GGCCACTCCAAAGGCCCATTCTTGGTGAGCGCTCCCCTCTCCACAATTATCAACTGGGAGAGGGAGTTTGAGATGTGGGCACCAGACATGTATGTAGTGACATACGTTGGAGACAAGGACAGCAGGGCTGTCATCAGAGAGAATGAGTTCACCTTTGAAGACAATGCCATTCGTGGAGGGAAGAAGGCCTCCAAGATGAAG AAAGAGGCAGCTGTGAAGTTTCACGTTCTTTTGACATCCTACGAGTTGATCACCATAGACCAGGCCATACTGGGTTCCATTGATTGGGCCTGCCTTGTGGTGGATGAGGCACACAGACTGAAGAATAACCAGTCCAAG TTCTTCAGGGTGTTAAATAATTACCCACTTCAGCATAAGCTGCTCCTGACTGGAACCCCACTTCAGAACAATCTGGAGGAGCTCTTCCACCTGCTCAACTTCCTCACTCCTGAGAGATTCAA TAACCTGGAGGGTTTCCTGGAGGAGTTTGCAGATATTGCTAAGGAAGACCAGATTAAGAAGCTCCATGACATGCTGGGGCCACACATGCTGAGGCGACTGAAAGCAGACGTGTTCAAACACATGCCATCCAAAACAGAGCTCATTGTCAGAGTGGAGCTCAGCCCCATGcagaa AAAGTACTACAAGTACATCCTCACACGTAACTTTGAGGCACTGAACACACGTGGTGGTGGCAACCAGGTGTCCCTGCTCAATGTGGTTATGGACCTGAAGAAGTGCTGCAACCACCCCTACCTCTTCCCCAATGCTGCTCTT GAAGCTCCTAAGATGCCAAATGGGATGTATGAGGGCAGTTCCCTCACAAAGGCTTCTGGGAAATTGATGCTGCTGTTCAAGATGCTTAAAAAGCTGAAGGAAGGAGGGCACAGGGTTCTCATATTCTCACAG ATGACAAAGATGTTGGACTTGCTTGAAGACTTCTTGGAGAACGAAGGATATAAGTATGAGAGAATTGATGGGGGGGTGACTGGTGGAATGAGACAGGAGGCCATTGACCGGTTCAATG CTCCGGGCGCCCCCCAGTTTGTCTTCCTCCTGTCTACCCGTGCAGGTGGTTTGGGAATCAATTTAGCAACTGCAGACACAGTCATCATCTATGATTCTGACTGGAACCCCCACAATGACATCCAG gCTTTCAGTCGTGCTCACCGTATTGGTCAAAACAAGAAAGTGATGATTTACCGCTTTGTGACTAAGGCCTCTGTGGAGGAGAGGATCACTCAA GTGGCAAAGAAGAAGATGATGTTAACCCATCTGGTGGTGCGACCCGGACTGGGCTCAAAGGCAGGATCTATGTCCAAGCAGGAGCTGGATGATATCCTTAAGTTTGGCACAGAGGAGCTGTTTAAGGATGAAATTGGAGAGG GCGATAATAAGGAGGAGGACAGCAGTGTGATTCATTATGACGATAAGGCCATTGAGCGTCTCCTGGACAGGAACCAGGATGCTACGGAGGATAAAGAGATGCAGAGCATGAATGAATACCTCAGCTCTTTCAAAGTGGCCCAGTATGTGGTCAAAGATGACGATGaagag gaggaggaggtggagagggaAATCATTAAGCAAGAGGAGAGTGTGGACCCAGACTACTGGGAGAAGCTGCTAAGGCATCACTATGAGCAGCACCAGGAATATCTGGGCCGAGACCTTGGCAAAGGCAAGCGGCCACGCAAGCCAGTCAACTACAACGACTGCTCGCAGGAGGACCGAGGTAGTAGACGGG ACTGGCAGGATGACCAGTCAGACAACCAATCAGATTACTCTGTGGCTTCAGAGGAAGGAGATGAAGACTTTGACGAACGTTCAGAAG CTAATTCCCGCAGGCCGAACCGCAAAGGGTTGCGGAATGACAAGGACAAGCCACTGCCGCCCCTGCTGGCCAGAGTTGGAGGCAACATCGAG gtGTTGGGCTTTAATGCACGCCAGAGGAAGGCCTTCCTGAATGCAGTGATGCGTTATGGGATGCCTCCCCAAGATGCCTTCACATCTCAGTGGTTGGTCAGAGACCTGCGAGGGAAATCAGAAAAGGAGTTCAA AGCGTATGTCTCTCTCTTCATGCGTCACCTATGTGAGCCGGGAGCTGATGGGGCCGAAACGTTCGCAGATGGTGTTCCGCGTGAAGGGTTGTCACGACAACATGTTCTCACACGCATTGGTGTGATGTCATTAATACGCAAAAAA GTACAGGAGTTTGAACATGTGAATGGCTTGTGGTCAATGCCCTGgatgaaggagctggaggagagtAAGAAAGCGGCTGCTGGCAGCATGGGGGATGATCCCAAAACCCCCTCTACTGGAACACCTGCAGACACCCAGCCCAACACCCCTGcaccag AGGACCTCTCAAAATCTGAGGACTCTGTCAAAGAAGGGGAGAAGGACGACAACACAGATTCCAAACAGATCAACAAACAGGATGAATCTGAG ATTATTGAGATTCCTGATGAAAACGAAAGCCCCTCTAGCCCCTCAAAGAATGATGAGAAGAAAGGGGTCGAAGCAGACAGAAAAGCAAGCTTGGTAGAGAAGGACGGTGTGAGTGGAGAGgtggagaaagagaagggaaaagaAGTGAAAGAGGAAACTGCAAAAGAACCCCTCACAGAGGGCAGCTCTTCATCAGAGGGTTCCGAGGGCACTGCGGGCTCAGAGGAGAGTAAAGCCAAAG ACGACTCTAAGGAAGAAAAAATGGACACAAGCCCTCCAGCAGAGGAGCGAAAAG AACAAAAGGAGGATAAAAGTGGAGTGAAAACAGAAGAATCTTTGAAGCTACAGAATGGAGAGAGTGTGAAAGAGGGCATATTGGGAGAAGATGGAATgaatgaagaaaagaagaaggcaGCCAAACAGAGGTTTATGTTCAACATTGCAGATGGAGGTTTTACAG AGCTACACTCTCTGTGGCAGAATGAGGAAAGGGCAGCCACAGTGACCAAGAAAACCTATGAGATTTGGCACCGTCGCCATGACTACTGGCTGCTGGCAGGCATCATACA ACATGGGTATGCTCGCTGGCAGGACGTGCAGAACGATGTTAGGTTTGCAATCCTCAACGAGCCTTTCAAAGGGGAAATGAGCCGAGGGAACTTCCTGGAAATCAAAAATAAATTCCTTGCCCGGAGGTTCAAG TTGCTTGAGCAGGCCCTGGTGATAGAAGAACAGTTGCGCAGGGCTGCGTATCTGAACATGTCAGAGGATCCATCTCACCCCAGCATGGCTTTGAACACGCGCTTCAGCGAGGTGGAGTGTCTGGCCGAGTCCCATCAGCATCTCAGCAAGGAGTCGATGTCTGGGAACAAACCGGCAAATGCTGTACTGCACAAag TTCTCAAACAGCTTGAGGAGCTACTTAGTGACATGAAGGCAGACGTCACCCGTCTCCCAGCTACCATTGCCAGGATACCTCCAGTTGCTGTGCGGCTGCAAATGTCAGAGCGGAGCATCCTGAGCCGACTGGCCAGTCGGGGTCCAGACGTGGCACAGACTCAGGGTCCACGCTGA